A single genomic interval of Hafnia alvei harbors:
- a CDS encoding GNAT family N-acetyltransferase: MNINITDEPNPQDEEFVIDSLWAHNSKTEAVDIHPLFLTVTDDKGKIVAGLVARTWWGGLEVQYLWVSDEYRKSGYGRQLMENAEKEALKRGCHMAYVDTFDFQARGFYEKLGYRVYGDLGGYAHRFTRHYLAKEI, encoded by the coding sequence ATGAACATCAATATTACGGATGAGCCAAACCCACAGGATGAAGAGTTTGTCATTGACAGTCTCTGGGCCCACAATAGCAAAACCGAAGCCGTCGATATTCATCCGTTATTTTTGACCGTTACTGACGACAAGGGAAAAATCGTTGCGGGTTTGGTTGCAAGAACTTGGTGGGGAGGTCTCGAGGTTCAATATCTGTGGGTCAGCGACGAATACCGTAAAAGTGGATATGGCCGCCAACTGATGGAAAATGCTGAAAAAGAAGCGCTGAAGCGCGGCTGCCATATGGCTTATGTCGATACCTTCGATTTTCAGGCCAGAGGTTTCTATGAGAAATTAGGCTATCGTGTATATGGTGATTTAGGCGGATATGCCCATAGATTTA
- a CDS encoding GIY-YIG nuclease family protein: MTTEPHETHWHLYLIRTASGALYTGVTTDVERRYQQHQRGTGAKALRGKGPLQLAFSCIVGERGQALRLEYRIKQLNKAQKEKLVTENPEMLEEWFEKV, from the coding sequence ATGACCACCGAACCTCATGAAACTCACTGGCATCTTTACCTCATACGCACCGCATCAGGCGCACTTTACACCGGTGTAACTACCGATGTAGAACGCCGCTACCAGCAGCATCAGCGCGGAACAGGTGCGAAGGCATTGCGCGGTAAGGGGCCATTACAGCTGGCATTTTCGTGCATCGTGGGCGAGAGAGGGCAAGCTTTGCGGTTGGAGTATCGTATCAAGCAGCTAAATAAAGCACAGAAAGAGAAATTGGTGACGGAAAACCCAGAAATGCTAGAGGAATGGTTTGAAAAAGTGTAA
- a CDS encoding YhbP family protein, whose translation MTTDKEHICRFLRAQHVLTLGTCWEGEMWCANCFYVFDEDRMALNFMTETRTRHGGMLLKNPQVAGTIAHQTKTIALIRGLQFSGEAMILEGENERLARSRYYQHFPTARLMSAPIWQLALNQIKMTDNKLGFAKKIRWERTSEQE comes from the coding sequence ATGACGACTGATAAAGAGCATATTTGCCGCTTTCTGCGCGCCCAGCATGTGTTAACACTCGGAACCTGTTGGGAAGGGGAAATGTGGTGCGCCAACTGTTTCTATGTCTTTGATGAAGATCGTATGGCGCTCAATTTCATGACGGAAACGCGTACCCGCCACGGTGGGATGCTGCTCAAAAATCCTCAGGTAGCAGGAACAATAGCGCATCAAACCAAAACCATTGCGCTGATCCGTGGGCTGCAATTTTCTGGCGAGGCCATGATATTAGAAGGTGAAAACGAGCGTCTGGCGCGTAGCCGCTATTATCAACACTTCCCCACGGCTCGTTTAATGTCAGCGCCTATCTGGCAGCTTGCGCTCAACCAGATAAAAATGACGGACAATAAATTAGGCTTTGCGAAGAAAATTCGCTGGGAGCGAACTTCTGAGCAGGAATAA
- a CDS encoding NAD(P)H-binding protein — protein sequence MKILLLGATGLVGSELLKLLEQDPGISKIYAPTRKPLPPSEKLVNPVADDLCATMATWTTPIDIAFCCLGTTRKDAGSDAAFRYVDYTLVVECGSVALKNGCQHYSVVSALGANPQSSFLYSRTKGEMEKALELQAWPHLTIVRPSMLQGDRPKPRLLEQISEPIFKLLPEKWKAVEASAVAMAMLKSARHPAPYRLQIIESEQIQKYSQ from the coding sequence ATGAAAATTTTATTGTTAGGCGCGACGGGCTTAGTTGGAAGTGAATTACTCAAACTTCTAGAACAGGATCCGGGCATCAGCAAAATCTATGCCCCAACGCGTAAGCCCTTACCGCCGTCAGAAAAACTGGTGAATCCGGTCGCAGACGATCTGTGCGCGACGATGGCAACATGGACGACCCCTATTGATATCGCATTTTGTTGCTTGGGTACCACGCGCAAAGATGCCGGCAGCGATGCCGCATTTCGCTATGTAGACTACACGCTGGTGGTTGAGTGTGGGTCGGTGGCGCTAAAAAATGGCTGCCAGCACTATTCAGTGGTGAGTGCGCTTGGCGCGAATCCACAGTCTTCATTCCTCTACAGCCGGACCAAAGGGGAAATGGAGAAAGCGTTAGAGCTGCAAGCATGGCCGCATCTCACAATAGTGCGGCCATCAATGCTACAAGGCGACCGGCCAAAACCACGATTGCTAGAGCAAATTTCAGAACCTATCTTTAAGCTGCTGCCTGAGAAATGGAAAGCCGTCGAAGCTTCAGCTGTGGCGATGGCGATGCTGAAATCTGCACGTCATCCAGCACCGTATCGTTTGCAGATCATCGAATCAGAACAGATTCAAAAATATTCTCAATAG
- the phnP gene encoding phosphonate metabolism protein PhnP, protein MSTLTFTFLGTGGAQQVPAFGCQCVVCQQAREQPQYRRKPCSAMLEYNGSRTLIDAGLNDLTEQFTPEQISQFLLTHYHMDHVQGLFPLRWGVGESIPVYGPPDEMGCDDLFKHPGILDFNHTLTAFETIWLQGLSITPLPLNHSKLTFGYLFTTPHHRIAYLTDTAGLPEATADFLCQQPPEIMIIDCSHEPRPSTPKNHSDLNTVIALKQRIGCEKIWLTHISHQFDLWMRENSLPEGIEAARDGLTLTADESDYDCNVDRLEDRDTRV, encoded by the coding sequence ATGTCTACGCTTACTTTCACGTTTTTAGGCACCGGCGGAGCACAACAGGTGCCCGCTTTTGGCTGCCAGTGTGTTGTTTGCCAGCAAGCCAGAGAACAGCCGCAGTATCGGCGAAAACCCTGTAGCGCCATGCTGGAATATAACGGTAGCCGAACGCTGATTGACGCAGGTTTGAACGACCTAACCGAACAGTTTACGCCTGAACAAATTAGCCAGTTTCTGCTGACGCATTACCATATGGATCATGTTCAGGGATTATTTCCGCTGCGCTGGGGCGTAGGTGAATCCATTCCCGTCTATGGGCCGCCGGATGAAATGGGCTGTGACGATCTGTTTAAGCACCCCGGCATACTCGATTTCAACCATACGCTCACGGCGTTTGAAACCATCTGGCTGCAAGGACTGAGCATCACACCGCTTCCGCTTAATCATTCGAAACTCACTTTTGGCTATCTATTCACAACGCCCCATCATCGAATCGCCTATCTGACGGATACCGCAGGTTTGCCAGAAGCTACCGCAGATTTTTTGTGCCAGCAGCCGCCTGAAATCATGATTATCGACTGTAGCCATGAGCCACGCCCAAGCACGCCGAAAAACCATAGCGATCTCAATACGGTGATAGCGTTAAAACAGCGGATAGGCTGCGAGAAAATTTGGCTGACCCACATTAGCCATCAGTTTGACCTGTGGATGCGAGAGAATTCACTCCCCGAAGGTATTGAAGCGGCCAGAGATGGATTAACGCTGACCGCAGATGAGAGTGACTATGATTGTAATGTCGATCGTTTAGAAGACCGAGATACACGGGTCTAG
- the phnO gene encoding aminoalkylphosphonate N-acetyltransferase — translation MPETTSPNILLRPATALDEGTVYHLMCELEQCEFDRLAFAKGYALNLANPNMHYALATQDAEVLGFISLHLQYHLHHVNWIAEIQELIITPQARGAGVGKRLLRWAEDTARELGAEQTELSTRATRYDAHRFYQREGYLHTHFRFVKPLSDQ, via the coding sequence ATGCCAGAGACGACTTCTCCCAATATCCTATTACGCCCCGCCACCGCGCTGGATGAAGGCACGGTGTATCACCTGATGTGTGAGCTGGAGCAATGTGAGTTCGACCGCCTCGCTTTCGCCAAAGGCTATGCGCTCAATTTGGCCAATCCGAATATGCACTATGCGTTAGCCACACAGGACGCCGAGGTGCTGGGATTTATTAGCCTTCATCTGCAATATCATCTGCATCACGTCAACTGGATTGCCGAAATTCAGGAGCTGATTATTACGCCGCAGGCGCGTGGCGCTGGCGTGGGTAAGCGGCTGTTGCGTTGGGCGGAAGATACGGCGCGTGAATTAGGGGCGGAGCAGACCGAGCTGTCCACGCGTGCAACGCGTTATGACGCACATCGTTTTTATCAGCGAGAAGGCTATCTTCACACGCATTTTCGCTTCGTTAAACCACTGTCGGATCAGTAA
- the phnN gene encoding ribose 1,5-bisphosphokinase, translating into MAKLIYLVGASGSGKDSLLQALREQQTAPLLVAHRYITRACHAGSENHIELSENEFMQRRSQGLFALHWQANQHHYGLGIEIDQWLAQGINVVVNGSRAHLPTARERYGDRMQAVCLQVSQAALRQRLLARGRETPLQIEQRLQRAQEYQLPESTRCDYLNNNDELQHTLREFLRLVEHTIAVSV; encoded by the coding sequence ATGGCAAAATTAATTTATCTGGTTGGCGCGTCGGGCTCAGGTAAAGACAGCTTGCTTCAGGCGTTACGCGAACAGCAAACCGCTCCGCTGCTCGTCGCCCATCGCTATATTACTCGGGCCTGTCATGCAGGCTCGGAAAATCACATCGAGCTCAGTGAGAACGAATTTATGCAGCGGCGCAGCCAAGGACTTTTTGCGCTGCACTGGCAGGCTAATCAGCATCATTATGGGTTAGGTATAGAAATAGATCAGTGGTTGGCTCAGGGGATAAACGTGGTGGTCAACGGTTCTCGCGCCCATCTGCCCACCGCCCGCGAGCGCTACGGCGATCGAATGCAGGCCGTGTGTTTACAGGTTTCTCAAGCCGCCTTACGCCAGCGATTATTGGCGCGTGGACGCGAAACACCGCTGCAAATAGAGCAACGTTTACAACGTGCGCAGGAGTACCAATTACCGGAAAGCACGCGCTGTGATTATCTGAATAATAATGATGAGTTGCAGCATACGCTGCGGGAGTTTTTGCGCCTCGTAGAACACACTATTGCTGTTTCCGTTTAA
- the phnM gene encoding alpha-D-ribose 1-methylphosphonate 5-triphosphate diphosphatase — protein sequence MIVNNVKLVLENEVVAGSLEVQDGVIRAFADSESRLPEAIDGNGGWLLPGLIELHTDNLDKFFTPRPKVSWPAHSAMSSHDALMIASGITTVLDAVALGDVRDGGDRLDNLEKMINAVIDSQQRGVNRAEHRLHLRCELPHHSTLPLFQQLVEKRGVSLVSLMDHSPGQRQFVNPQKYREYFQGKYHLSDEQMDAYEREQLENAERWSQPNRHAIAELCRTRGIALASHDDATEAHADESHQLGSVIAEFPTTVEAAHASHQRGLQVMMGAPNIVRGGSHSGNVAAHELASLGVLDILSSDYYPASLLDAAFCVAASENNTFTLPQAMSLVTRNPAKALGLSDRGVLAEGKRADLVLAQRHGEHIHVNHVWREGMRVL from the coding sequence ATGATCGTGAACAATGTAAAACTGGTGCTGGAAAATGAAGTGGTGGCAGGTTCGCTTGAAGTTCAAGACGGCGTGATCCGCGCCTTTGCCGACAGCGAGAGCCGCTTGCCTGAAGCCATAGATGGCAACGGCGGCTGGCTGCTGCCCGGTTTGATTGAGCTACACACCGATAATTTGGACAAGTTTTTCACTCCGCGTCCCAAGGTTAGTTGGCCTGCCCATTCAGCCATGAGCAGCCACGATGCGCTGATGATTGCCAGTGGGATCACCACGGTGCTTGATGCCGTAGCGTTGGGTGACGTGCGCGACGGCGGCGATCGCTTGGATAACTTGGAAAAAATGATTAACGCGGTGATCGACAGCCAGCAGCGCGGCGTGAATCGTGCCGAGCATCGTCTGCACCTACGCTGTGAATTGCCCCATCACAGCACGCTTCCGCTGTTTCAACAACTGGTGGAGAAACGCGGCGTGTCTCTGGTTTCATTGATGGATCATTCACCTGGGCAGCGCCAGTTCGTCAACCCGCAGAAATATCGCGAATACTTTCAGGGAAAATACCATCTCAGCGATGAGCAGATGGATGCCTATGAACGTGAACAGTTGGAGAATGCCGAACGCTGGTCACAGCCCAATCGCCATGCCATCGCTGAACTCTGCCGCACGCGCGGTATTGCGCTCGCCAGCCATGACGATGCCACCGAAGCACATGCCGATGAATCACATCAGTTGGGCAGCGTGATTGCCGAATTCCCCACCACGGTAGAGGCGGCGCACGCGTCACATCAACGCGGCCTGCAGGTCATGATGGGCGCACCCAACATTGTGCGGGGCGGCTCGCATTCCGGTAACGTTGCGGCTCATGAATTGGCGTCACTTGGCGTATTGGACATTCTGTCATCCGACTATTATCCCGCTAGCCTGCTGGACGCCGCGTTTTGCGTCGCCGCCAGCGAGAACAATACGTTTACGCTGCCTCAGGCGATGTCATTAGTGACGCGCAATCCGGCAAAAGCGCTGGGGCTGTCCGATCGCGGCGTGCTTGCGGAAGGCAAAAGAGCGGATTTGGTATTAGCTCAACGCCACGGCGAACATATTCATGTGAATCACGTCTGGCGTGAAGGGATGCGGGTGCTCTAA
- the phnL gene encoding phosphonate C-P lyase system protein PhnL, with the protein MTITTRLRVENLSKTFVLHHQNSIHLPVLSGASLEVSAGECVVLHGHSGSGKSTLLRSLYANYLPDEGSIWVQHQGEWLDMVQAPARQILAVRRRTIGWVSQFLRVIPRISALDVVMQPMLELGYERQACEQKAAALLTHLNVPERLWHLAPSTFSGGEQQRVNIARGFVVDYPILLLDEPTASLDTANSAAVVSLIDQAKARGAAIVGIFHDEAVRDHVADRLHVMTE; encoded by the coding sequence ATGACCATAACAACACGCTTACGCGTAGAGAATCTGAGCAAAACCTTTGTGCTGCATCATCAAAACAGTATTCATCTGCCGGTACTTTCAGGCGCGTCATTGGAGGTTAGCGCCGGTGAATGCGTGGTTTTACACGGTCACTCGGGCAGCGGGAAATCAACGCTGTTGCGGTCGCTTTATGCTAACTATCTGCCCGATGAAGGCAGTATCTGGGTACAGCATCAGGGTGAATGGCTGGATATGGTGCAGGCTCCCGCAAGGCAGATCCTCGCGGTACGCCGCAGAACTATCGGCTGGGTCAGTCAGTTTCTGCGCGTGATCCCACGCATTAGCGCATTAGACGTGGTAATGCAGCCGATGCTTGAGCTGGGCTACGAACGTCAGGCCTGCGAACAAAAAGCGGCGGCGTTATTAACCCATCTCAACGTTCCCGAACGTCTCTGGCATCTGGCACCTTCTACCTTCTCCGGCGGCGAGCAGCAACGCGTAAATATCGCCCGTGGATTCGTGGTCGACTATCCGATTTTGTTGCTCGATGAACCCACGGCGTCGCTCGATACCGCCAACAGCGCTGCGGTAGTGAGTTTAATCGATCAAGCCAAAGCACGTGGTGCCGCTATCGTCGGGATCTTCCATGATGAAGCCGTGCGCGACCATGTTGCAGATCGTCTGCATGTGATGACTGAATAG
- the phnK gene encoding phosphonate C-P lyase system protein PhnK: protein MNATDSIFSAPAADLPLLSVNNLTHLYAPGKGFSDVSFDLYPGEVLGIVGESGSGKTTLLKSISARLTPQQGEIRYLSAQGIQDLYAMSESDRRRLLRTEWGVVHQHPLDGLRPHVSAGGNIGERLMAVGQRHYGNIRAEAMRWLEDVEIPATRIDDLPTTFSGGMQQRLQIARNLVTHPRVVFMDEPTGGLDVSVQARLLDLLRTLVVELQLAVVIVTHDLGVARLLAHRLLVMKQGKVVESGLTDRVLDDPHHPYTQLLVSSVLQN, encoded by the coding sequence ATGAACGCCACAGACTCGATCTTCTCAGCGCCAGCCGCCGATCTGCCGCTGCTTTCCGTGAACAATCTGACCCACCTGTATGCGCCGGGCAAAGGCTTTAGCGATGTCTCTTTCGATCTCTATCCAGGCGAAGTGTTGGGGATCGTTGGTGAGTCGGGATCCGGTAAAACAACGTTGCTGAAATCCATCTCTGCGCGCCTCACCCCGCAGCAGGGAGAAATTCGCTATTTAAGCGCCCAAGGCATTCAGGATTTATACGCCATGAGCGAAAGCGACCGCCGCCGCCTGCTGCGCACCGAATGGGGCGTGGTGCATCAGCATCCGCTCGACGGGCTGCGCCCGCACGTTTCGGCCGGTGGCAATATCGGCGAACGCTTAATGGCCGTAGGCCAGCGTCATTACGGCAATATTCGCGCCGAAGCCATGCGTTGGCTGGAGGACGTGGAGATCCCAGCGACGCGCATCGACGATCTACCCACCACGTTTTCAGGCGGCATGCAGCAGCGACTGCAAATCGCCCGCAATCTGGTGACTCATCCACGCGTCGTGTTTATGGATGAACCCACCGGCGGGCTCGATGTTTCAGTGCAGGCGCGCCTGCTCGATCTACTGCGTACGCTGGTGGTCGAGCTCCAATTAGCCGTGGTGATCGTGACTCACGATCTCGGCGTTGCTCGCCTGCTGGCGCATCGTTTGCTGGTGATGAAGCAAGGCAAAGTGGTTGAGAGCGGGCTGACGGATCGCGTATTGGACGATCCTCATCATCCGTATACCCAGTTGCTGGTTTCTTCTGTTTTACAAAACTGA
- a CDS encoding alpha-D-ribose 1-methylphosphonate 5-phosphate C-P-lyase PhnJ, which produces MTNVLTGYSLAGYNYGYLDEQTKRMIRRAILKAVAIPGYQVPFGGREMPMPYGWGTGGIQLTASVIGEADTLKVIDQGADDTTNAVSIRRFFQRVTGVNTTEVTADATLIQTRHRIPETPLRQDQIIIYQVPMPEPLRFIEPRETETRKMHALEEYGVMQVKLYEDIARFGHIATTYDYPVKVNHRYVMAPSPIPKFDNPKMNMMPALQLFGAGREKRIYAVPPFTKVESLDFDDHPFSVQQWDQPCAICGSPHSYLDEVVLDDQGSRMFVCSDTDFCRQHSEANAQ; this is translated from the coding sequence ATGACTAACGTGCTAACCGGTTACAGCTTAGCGGGCTATAACTACGGCTATCTCGATGAGCAGACCAAACGTATGATCCGCCGAGCGATCCTCAAAGCCGTGGCAATCCCCGGTTACCAAGTGCCCTTTGGCGGACGCGAAATGCCGATGCCCTATGGCTGGGGAACCGGCGGAATTCAGCTTACCGCTAGCGTGATTGGTGAAGCAGATACCTTAAAAGTGATCGATCAGGGCGCAGACGACACCACCAATGCGGTATCGATTCGCCGTTTCTTCCAGCGAGTTACCGGTGTTAACACCACAGAAGTGACCGCCGACGCCACGCTGATTCAAACTCGCCACCGCATACCTGAAACGCCGCTGCGCCAAGATCAAATCATCATCTATCAGGTTCCGATGCCTGAGCCGCTGCGTTTTATCGAACCACGTGAAACCGAAACGCGAAAAATGCATGCGCTGGAGGAGTATGGCGTTATGCAGGTAAAACTGTATGAGGACATCGCGCGTTTTGGCCACATCGCGACCACCTATGATTACCCCGTGAAGGTGAATCATCGCTATGTGATGGCTCCCTCCCCCATCCCAAAATTTGATAATCCCAAGATGAACATGATGCCCGCGCTACAGCTGTTTGGTGCCGGACGCGAAAAAAGGATCTACGCCGTGCCCCCGTTCACCAAAGTGGAAAGCCTCGACTTTGACGATCATCCGTTCAGCGTGCAGCAATGGGATCAGCCCTGCGCGATTTGCGGATCGCCGCACAGCTATTTGGATGAAGTGGTACTCGACGATCAAGGCTCCAGAATGTTCGTCTGCTCCGACACTGACTTTTGCCGCCAGCACAGCGAGGCCAACGCGCAATGA
- a CDS encoding carbon-phosphorus lyase complex subunit PhnI, translated as MYVAVKGGEKAIAAAHRLQEQKRRGSPQLNELSVDQIDQQLALAVDRVMTEGGIYDRQLAALAIKQASGDLVEAIFLLRAYRTTLPRLAVSDALNTQDMRLERRISAVYKDLPGGQVLGPTYDYTHRLLDFTLLANGETPEINRDEAMNESHSPHVFSMLAQQGLARAEHDSGAEPDDITRTPPVYPCSRSARLQQLVRGDEGYLLALGYSTQRGYGRNHPFAGEIRSGYVSLSITPEELGFSVDIGELLLTECEMVNGFVAQPDDAPHFTRGYGLVFGMSERKAMAMALVDRALQAPDYQEQINGPAQDEEFVLAHADSVEAAGFVSHLKLPHYVDFQAELELLHRLQQEFNDRQENAHD; from the coding sequence ATGTACGTAGCCGTTAAAGGAGGCGAAAAAGCCATTGCCGCCGCCCACCGTTTGCAAGAACAGAAGCGTCGCGGATCGCCTCAGCTCAATGAACTCAGCGTTGATCAAATCGATCAGCAGCTCGCGTTAGCCGTCGATCGCGTGATGACCGAAGGCGGGATCTACGATAGGCAGCTTGCCGCGCTGGCGATCAAACAGGCCAGCGGCGATCTGGTTGAAGCCATCTTTTTACTGCGCGCTTATCGCACCACATTACCGCGCCTGGCCGTCAGCGATGCCTTGAACACGCAGGATATGCGTTTAGAGCGCCGCATTTCAGCGGTGTATAAAGACCTGCCCGGTGGCCAAGTGCTCGGCCCCACCTACGACTACACCCATCGGCTGTTAGATTTCACGCTGTTAGCCAACGGCGAAACGCCGGAAATCAACCGCGATGAGGCTATGAACGAATCGCATAGCCCACACGTCTTCAGCATGTTGGCGCAGCAAGGCTTGGCACGCGCGGAACACGACAGCGGCGCCGAGCCAGACGATATCACCCGCACGCCGCCGGTTTATCCCTGCTCTCGCTCTGCGCGTTTACAGCAGTTGGTGCGTGGCGATGAGGGATATCTGCTGGCGCTGGGCTACTCCACCCAGCGCGGCTATGGGCGCAACCATCCGTTTGCGGGAGAAATTCGCAGCGGCTATGTCAGCCTGAGCATTACGCCCGAAGAGCTGGGCTTTTCCGTTGATATTGGCGAGCTGCTGCTGACCGAATGCGAAATGGTCAACGGCTTTGTTGCCCAGCCAGATGATGCCCCGCATTTCACTCGCGGCTACGGCTTAGTGTTTGGCATGAGCGAACGTAAAGCGATGGCGATGGCGCTGGTCGATCGCGCCCTTCAGGCACCCGATTACCAAGAGCAGATCAACGGCCCCGCTCAGGACGAAGAGTTCGTGCTGGCGCATGCCGATAGCGTAGAAGCCGCTGGTTTTGTCTCCCACCTTAAATTACCGCACTACGTTGATTTTCAAGCCGAGCTGGAATTACTCCACCGTTTACAACAGGAATTCAATGACCGTCAGGAGAATGCACATGACTAA
- the phnH gene encoding phosphonate C-P lyase system protein PhnH → MTLMTAFTLPVHDAQNHFRCLLKAMSEPGVIVNLINTPEGWLPLNSATTSVLLTLSDQDTPVWFAPELSSETAQQNLRFHTGAPLAVEPSLATFAVVNEQVTAEQLTDFAQGEDVSPETSATVIVQVKSLSGGHMLRLTGPGILEERMIAPQISDVVLNALTERSHSFPLGCDFVFTCGERLLAIPRTTLVEVFDVRSR, encoded by the coding sequence ATGACGTTAATGACCGCTTTTACATTGCCCGTGCATGATGCACAAAACCACTTTCGCTGCCTGCTGAAAGCCATGAGCGAACCCGGCGTGATCGTGAATTTAATTAACACGCCAGAAGGCTGGCTACCGCTCAACAGCGCCACCACCAGCGTACTGTTAACTCTGAGTGACCAAGATACGCCAGTATGGTTCGCGCCCGAGCTCAGTTCCGAAACCGCACAGCAAAACCTGCGCTTTCATACCGGTGCTCCGCTGGCCGTCGAACCTTCACTGGCAACCTTTGCGGTCGTGAATGAACAGGTTACCGCTGAACAACTGACTGATTTTGCGCAAGGTGAAGATGTTTCGCCGGAAACCAGCGCCACGGTGATTGTGCAGGTAAAAAGCCTCAGCGGTGGCCATATGTTGCGCCTCACCGGCCCCGGTATTTTAGAAGAGCGCATGATTGCGCCCCAAATTTCAGACGTCGTGCTCAACGCTTTAACCGAACGTTCGCACAGCTTCCCGCTGGGCTGCGATTTCGTCTTTACCTGCGGCGAACGTCTGCTTGCCATACCGCGCACCACGCTCGTGGAGGTGTTCGATGTACGTAGCCGTTAA
- the phnG gene encoding phosphonate C-P lyase system protein PhnG, with protein sequence MDAIPSHSHFSIAERQRWMATLAHSQPDDLNPLWDALHLNALEWKNIRPAETGLTQIQARTGGSGQRFFLGDATLTRAVVQLSSGTYGYSYQLGRDKSHAERCALIDALLQEREHNMALLENLINPLAALQQERHQQRAQEIAASRVDFFTLVRGDN encoded by the coding sequence ATGGACGCCATACCGTCTCACTCACATTTTTCAATCGCTGAGCGCCAACGCTGGATGGCAACGCTGGCGCACAGCCAGCCTGACGACCTTAATCCGCTGTGGGATGCCCTGCATCTCAATGCACTGGAGTGGAAAAATATTCGCCCCGCAGAAACCGGCCTCACCCAAATACAGGCGCGTACCGGCGGAAGCGGCCAGCGCTTCTTCCTCGGCGACGCCACGCTCACCCGCGCAGTCGTTCAGCTCAGCAGCGGCACCTATGGCTACAGCTATCAGCTTGGCCGCGACAAATCTCACGCCGAGCGCTGCGCGTTAATCGATGCCCTGCTGCAAGAACGCGAGCACAACATGGCTTTGCTGGAAAACCTGATTAACCCACTCGCCGCGCTGCAACAAGAACGACACCAGCAGCGCGCCCAAGAAATTGCAGCGAGCCGAGTGGACTTCTTCACTCTGGTTCGCGGAGACAACTAA
- the phnF gene encoding phosphonate metabolism transcriptional regulator PhnF — MHLSRHPTSFPTRYQEIAALLEQDLRQHYQCGDYLPAEHQLAERYDVNRHTLRRAIDELVVRGWVQRRQGVGVLVLMRPFDYPLHSQARFSQNLLEQGSHPTSERLISVLRPTVSHIADALGMEEGQQVIHLRTLRRVNGVPVCVIDHFLPDLSWWGTLQNFTSGSLHGYIQQHLGRELSRTQTRISARRAQAKESRLLEIATHAPLMCVRTLNHCEGQPQPAEYSVSLTRADMIELTMEH; from the coding sequence ATGCACTTATCTAGACATCCGACCAGTTTTCCAACCCGCTATCAAGAAATTGCGGCGTTATTGGAACAAGACCTTCGCCAGCATTATCAGTGCGGGGACTATCTTCCCGCAGAGCATCAACTCGCTGAGCGTTACGATGTGAATCGTCACACTCTGCGCCGCGCCATTGATGAGTTAGTGGTTCGAGGCTGGGTACAACGTCGTCAAGGCGTGGGCGTTTTAGTGTTGATGCGTCCGTTTGATTATCCGCTGCACTCACAGGCTCGCTTTAGCCAGAATCTATTGGAACAGGGCAGCCATCCCACCAGCGAGCGGCTGATCTCGGTGCTTCGCCCTACCGTTAGCCATATTGCCGATGCGCTAGGAATGGAAGAAGGTCAGCAGGTTATTCATCTGCGCACTCTGCGCCGTGTAAACGGCGTTCCGGTATGCGTTATCGACCATTTCCTACCGGATCTCAGCTGGTGGGGCACGTTGCAAAACTTCACCAGCGGTTCGCTGCACGGCTATATCCAGCAGCATCTTGGCCGTGAACTCAGCCGCACTCAAACCCGCATCAGCGCACGCCGCGCACAGGCCAAAGAGAGCCGACTGTTAGAAATCGCCACTCATGCACCGCTGATGTGTGTTCGTACCTTAAATCACTGTGAAGGCCAGCCACAGCCTGCGGAGTATTCCGTTAGCCTGACGCGTGCCGACATGATCGAACTGACCATGGAGCACTAA